The genomic segment actagtaggtacctacgtacttCATACTTGTGTAGtatattttggaataattttatacaacaatgatgttataatattaatattatcttcgaACATAATATGAactagtttaaatataatatattattatgtacaaactaGTTTAAATGGTCGAAGATTATTCTACAACAAATTATCTCGGAAACAataaccaaacatttttttatacacgcatctacctacttataaacatttttttttacctacgtACATAAAGTTTTACTAATATTCTTGTATGTCCACAGGGGCCTGGATGGAGTTACGAAACGGACCTTCCAGTGTGGGCCAACGTCGAATGGAAGGAGCcagaataaatatgaaataattatggACCTATTACAGCAACAGGGTGGGCCTTACGCTAGTCAATTGACcgaaaaataaactgtttttggaAACTTCTATAATTAAGAGCTTTTTTTTCGGTCaaatgactaataataataataatataatactgtggtTGCCCccttctgtataatattatataagtattaataaataattactattattcttTATCGTGGATTTCGTAGTACTCACggaagtaaaaaattaaaaaaataaaaagcaatgAGTGCTCGCggttattattttctttctttttttaattgtgataaataataactgtcGTCTTACAAgaaaacctatatattatacaatatttaatattatgatgaaattatgcgttgtaattataatattaaaatatacacgtcatacaataataattataaatatactatacctatatttgggtgcgatataatataccaacacgatatcataatgatatttatgtacgataattattgtaatgatattatacttcatcaaaacgattatattatattatcttttatgaCCGTGTGTCACGAttttgtgtgtttgtgtgtgtatttgtgtgCTTTTTTGTGTGAGTGTGATTTTTCACCAGCATTTTATGACTtaagcaaaaaaattaaatctacaaTAACTAGAAATCAGAATCGGGATTTTTgtgagtttttaaataatattattattcttcgtCGTAATTTtagtgtattcatttttttttctttcgaatactctattaattttattataaaaattataatactacaaatgattgtttataagaaaaaaaaaccacttcatattaccaataataatataagttatttattataatacatattataattattattgttattattattatactatcaacTATCGCGCTCTGTAACCGTTGTATTCGCTAAGACATAATGTTTTTGTGATTAGTTTTGTGTTGGTAGTtatggttttattattgttagagcttatgtattattattattattattgttagtcaAATATAGACACTTATTATACTAgcatatacctatagtaatggataataataattataatttataattaatgttattcttaatattattatcatcattatgtgtattactttattattattattataattatcattatcattattattattattattattattattattataattattattattattattattattattattattattattattattattattattaagtataacgGTTGGCCTACACCGAGCAATATGCAGTGTTGTCCACACAAGGTGAACCGAAACGCAGTTTTTTCGTAGTCATTTCCATGtaacacttataatatatgtgtcgTACTTAATATCTCTCGGCTTGACCGACAGTTAGTGATTTCCATAATCCATAAGTAGGattagtatttgtttttatttcaaactattgtagttattatttgtCTAGTGTgcttaatagaatattaaacattgaaaaagAACAGTATTGTattctgttttgtttttttatttccatattatacataataatatgtaatacgtaTGTGTGTTTGTTGTGTGacactattatacctatactatacattataaatactatgCTTTTATAGGTTCTTAGTATTTACACCTAGAAATcaaaactgtttgaaaaaaaaaatattattttcttgaaaagtgTAAGAAAACGTATAAGcagaaatgaaaatattttattgctaggtaagtataaagtaaataataatatgtcaatatttccATAGAAAGATCACCATTAGCCTTGAGAAAacgtttatttaacattttgccaagaaaaaattagataataattaatataacttaatgaataaaaaacggGGAGTCGTTCTGCTGTATAGTTGGTATCGGATGTACTTCGTCATAGATAGTGACTGTAATAAGATATGTTGAACTAATATTTACCAAAAACagatcacataaaaataaataacagttggtatataaatataatatatagtttttgcCATGGACAGAGAAGGATGGAGGTTTGGCTGTGAAACGGTATAGTCCAAATGAACCCAAGAAGAAAATGATTAACACGTTGACGGGCAGTAACCACTATAGCAGTCATCCTGATTCAAGTTGTAATATGACCATGACTGGTATAgcagttatatataaaaagtcgTAAAATGGCATGACTGCTAGAGCAGTTGCGTTTCTTATTGTGGCTTCGCCACAATGGAAATTATCTAGTGTCCTATTGTGACTTACTAACAAtttgggcaaaaaaaaaatcaaatattctaaaaattatataaaaatctatggATTATGCCCAATCAGAGTGACTACCAAATTACAGTAATTTGCATAACAGCATTAGCAGTCATGTCCGTCAATGTGTTAAAtagtttcatatattatatcataatatagcagTGGTGGAAAGCtaagataattatataactaaaaataaaaataaataagaattactGTTGAACTTAAAaaggtttattaatttttctaggaaacatattataattgaataattttttttttaagggttATTAAAAGTTTTGTAGTTGCTAAGTCGGGGGTCCAGCCAGCCACCCCCAGTTGCGTTTATGATTACTAGCAGTTATTAACTAATAAGCGAGTCAACGCCAAATGGTGAAAATATGATCatagtatacctaaataccttaaaactaatcaaaatattttgtacgtttaattgtgtataacataataatataatgataaacacCGTAGTGATTTAAGTTCCGTGTTCTTATGAATAACATCTTTTGAATTacaaacaaataactaaaatcgttattatacgTTTGAAATTCGAATATCCAATGTCGTTAAAATGTTAACTTCAGTCAttcattaaaagttaattttactttatactaaactttttttacagagcttgaaaccgattttaaaattgattttaaatatcgataaattaaTCGTTAGAAGCCTTTTAAGAAATCAAAAGTAATATCAAACTCCAAATCATTATTTCAATGATATTCAAAATCTATAAtggtatctatattaaaaaaaattaaaacgataataatttatatcgaaataataatagttgtaggtatatttttctaaaacaaattgattaaaaaaaaaacattcaatgcATGCAAAACAAACCGCATGACTGCTGTACAACTGAATTACGATTTCAAACAGtgcttttttatatttcaaaaaaaaactcataaagattcttgcattacattttaaaggaaaaattgCACATCAAAAATTGTGCAATTTATagtgacaaaataatttaaatatttttgtgattttaacaGATTTCATAACCATTCTAACAAACTTCAAAACAGGTACTGGAtctgaacctaaaagaaccggttctggaaccggaaactttaaaatattaagaaccggaaccggaaccgaaacctttattttaatataataaaatatcggaACCGAACTggaatctttaaattaaaaaggtactttaaggttcaaaaataaaattattttatttatcatatttaaaggtattacggttttgtgtataacctatgtatctatgatatattatgagttttctaatatttctcatacctcaattaacctaacctCAATTATACCCACATTCTAGATGATTATTtgacattattatactttttggtaccgaaattatctggaaccggaacctaaattatttggaaccggtacctttattttttttcatcaaagaaccagaaccgaaccggaatcgttattttatttttggagaatcggtaccggaaccgataccaataaattcaaaaggttccagtccctgcttcaaaaacaataaaacaattttaaaaaaattgtgaataatatatattttttaaagttaaaaacaatttatgaggaaccttctattaaattaatattctcaaacaaaaaatgtatcatacataaatccaaaaaagctaaaatattttgataaatttatcatttttactaaatgcttatataaatatttgcgCACAAAGttcaatattgaattattattcctGCTTCTAAAGTTAACGCcaggcataaaaaaaaatgtcaaaacacACTAATctttataaaaccaatacatttatcgctccgctcagaattcaaaactaagaataaaaataaaaaaataatttgaaaataaacaattgaaaacaaatcaaaatttttggaaaattgtatcgtgtatagaaaattctgatataaacttcagtaaaatatcatgtatattgtatatacagtaATTTGTCTTAGAagttagagttacaccaaaaaccaaaaccagttttgttgaaaactgcttttgcgtaaaaaataccgttttcccttaatgtttgttttgtttttccttgcgcttttgaaaactattgaaaattttaaattttaacctcctGAATGTACCAACTTTATTCtcttttccatcgaacaagacactgttaaagaaaattgaagcagtgTTACTGCTCCAATCagtgatgatagacacaaaaataaaataacacacatcaatataaaatcaatatacattcatcactctTCTCAGAATCTAAGATTGGGGAGTAGGTACTCTCCAGGTATAATATGTGTCTATTTATAAACCAGAGGTGAACGAGTTTTAAAACTCACTGCAATGTTGTCCTGAGAATTCATAAATCATGGTGTActctattatacaaatatgtattgtataaatctaaaactacaatattcaatacctaataatagatttacgatattataccgtcataattttgaataaaaaataaaataatataatatataattgtattttacggTACCTATATGATTCAATAGTTGGAATTATAGTTGTAAGTACATTATGGTGgctgagtaggtatataattcaaattatttttcattcaacataatgataaatattatgataatattttaatagtttcatATCTTTAagcgttaataaatatttaactgtttttccaacattttaatattatatcattgtaggACATACACATACCTatccataatataggtaaagttgtcataagtacctacttgtgTAAGTATAGTCTTCTGATaactaaatgttaaaatatactaaaaaaataatttacaatgcagctataatataatataagagtataagaGACAGATTCATGAGTTGACATGATTTTACTACAATACCTTTACTCGATGGCGTATATGATTttcagtttgaaaaaataaatccgTAGAATCTGATGCTGAATacattgtatagaaaatattgtaatatactcgtaaaaaaaaatacatctaaaaagtttataatttttatataatattatgtaccgtctatataataataatatatcagtgtTAAGTATTTACTAGTtcaatagtttttacttttttgcataaaaaattaataatataatgactgaattaatttaaacgttgaacatttaatttcgCGTAGAGCGATGAAACAAAAATGACATTTctctttggtttttttttaaataaatatatcttatacacaACAGCTGAGCTTCCGAGctgatgtacataataatattggtattgaataaatatattatatttttgtttatccaatattgaaaaataaatttaaataatattgtttttcgtcGTTTGCGTACACAttggcttataaaatatataatggataTAATAGATATACGTATGATGGAACAGAAAAAAACGTGAATAAATGATATTGtaactatacataaaaaaatatagacgtgtggtaaaaaaaaaaaatacgattgaaaaataaatacttctTGCAAGGGTAAGAACTCACTTCAAACTAACAAAATCTGGGTAACAAAATCATGAACATACATGACTTTGAGTCGGTTTCTTATAGGGAATTCATAAGTATaaagataaaactataaaagtcttATTCTGTACTACATTTTCGACGAACCCGCCTGCATCATTTCTGGCGGCGGCAATTCGACGACGTCGTCGTCCTCGTCGTTGGCCGACGGCTGTGGTAGTTCCTCGTCTTTTTTCACCTGGAAAAAGCACGTGATCTCTTTCTGCCAAAACGGAATCTCTCTGGGGTGCACTGAATTTCCACCACCACTCGAGTATTTGTCTAAagcgaacaaaataatatagcattTGTAATGACGGTGAATTTGTGGATAAAACAACGAAAACCCTTGTAACCACCAtctccaccaccaccaccacgcACCATACATGACCAGCGTACGGATTGTACGAaatactcatataataataataacatgccaAAGACGTGAGAGTGCAATTACTTTTGGAAGTGGACggagacgacgacgatgacgaacCACTGCTGCTACTGGCTATGGCCGCTTTGCACGCAGCAATTTTAGGCACTTTCCCAATGGAAACTTTATATGAGACAAacacatgaaaaaaaaagaaaaaattagattaaaaatatgatataatatattactattgcaGGTAGTAGATGCCCAATAAGTAAGGTAATACAGAGTAAGGTAACAATATTCAGAAAAAgtgcatttacatttttttttttttgtccaaatGACgtattgacaacatttttatcCACAGTTCTATCTTGTAGTGTATATTCACAATTaagtgcaattttttttctagtattataatatacctaaattataaatactcaaGACCCGAGACTCAAGAGGTTTGAATGTTCTCTCGTTCcactgattaatataatatatcacataagGTGCACACGAACCATCCCTAGTGAATTGCAAAGTTTTTCAATCGTCTAAAATGTATACTGATTTCGTGTATTTTATAGTCGcgcattcttatttttttgaaaaatctattcgtttaatttcaattttttcggtGAGCAAAATCAACAGTTCGTTTGACGTTCTGaacataaatcaatttattattttgattacactCGACTAGGTACTTAATTGTTTTACTGatttagtacaataatataatacctgcactacctaataagtaataattaattcctaactatgatatgtattatgtcatattattgaaacttggaagattattatattacataatatagaagtggttaaaaaaagtaatccattattatagtagttaaaatatagttaggtaaatttcgataatttgtaaaattaataaaatatttaaataaaaaaatgaaggtcctaaataaaaaaacactttacACAGTGGCATTACAAGAGAGGTAAGTATAGCATGAGGATAAGCCTCAATGGGCAAAAATTGGGAAAATAATGAGAATCCCATAATAACACAGCtccttaaaaatacaaagtattTAGAAACTTCCAACTCCTTCCCATTGAGACCaactatatttttctataattattattgttcaaccatattgcataatattattgtattgtcggatttataataatttctatcgAACATTTTTCTGCTTATATactaaaagaatattataaaacctatatatattatataaaacctacctaaaatattaggtaggtatatttatgaatataaaatagctGTGGGTtttcagttataatatatactattttatcatATTCTCAACAaagaattttaagttttagCATAATTTcaggattaaaaaataaaatttaatcaaatagtttcataaaagttttttaaataaatataatattatgtaatgcacGTAAATATTTTCacaccaaaattaaattaaatattatggaaaattgttgtacaatatacaatttttaaaatatttattaaagacatacctatctatagttatttttttaagctgtaagtacttatactatattattttaagcataatttatatttgatatttattttatttaagtataatgtcatttttaaaattattttaacatttgtacttatacgtattttataaatgtcaaccCTTCTAACTTCACTGCCttacactttattattttttgttttgaccTACGAGTTgcgtattatttactatttagtca from the Acyrthosiphon pisum isolate AL4f chromosome X, pea_aphid_22Mar2018_4r6ur, whole genome shotgun sequence genome contains:
- the LOC100570377 gene encoding PCNA-associated factor, encoding MVRTKQSVSYKISIGKVPKIAACKAAIASSSSGSSSSSSPSTSKNKYSSGGGNSVHPREIPFWQKEITCFFQVKKDEELPQPSANDEDDDVVELPPPEMMQAGSSKM